AGGGGGACGGCCACGGCCCGAGGGCCGTCGGCCCTTGCCGTACCGACCTGGACGATCTCGAAACTTCCGACCGTGGCGGGCTCGGAACTCGAATCTTCGGGCGCTTCGAGGCTCGTGGCGAGGTCCACGTCGAACACGTCGGCGGTCGCATCCGAGGTGGCTTCGCGGAAGGATTCTTCGAACATGTTCTCCGCGAGAGTCGTCGTGGCCTCGATGTCGTCCTCTTCCTCGTCATCGGGAGCCAGCAGGTCTGCATCCAGGCCCTCTGTGGGAAGCGGGTCGAGCTGGGGACCGGAATCGCCCAAGGGATCGGAGTCGGCCAGGGGATCGGAATCCACCAAGGGTGCGGAGTCGGTCAGCGGCTCTGCGAGATCCGACGCCTCATCCTCGGCAGGCAACTCGGGGCCACGCTCGCGCAGGGTTCGTACGACACGTTTGGAGATGGTCGTCAGCGTCGGAAGGATGCCAGTGCCTTCGGTTGCGACCGCTTCGAAGGCCGCCACACCGGAGAGCTCGAGTTTTCGGTGCAGCTCCTCCAGGGCGAAAGGATCCGACAGATCGCGCTTGTTGTATTGGATCACGAGAGGCACATCGGAGACTTCGCGGCCGTACTCGGACAAGATCTCGCGGAGTTCGGCCCAGCTGGCCAGCGTCGCGTCGATCTGGTCGCGTTGGGTATCGACCACGAAGACCACCCCGTCGACCCGGTCGAGTAGATGCCGCCGGGTGGGTGCATGCTCGGGCGAGCCGGGTGTCGTCTCGATGCGGATGCGCGTGCGCGAACCACCGACATCGCCCAGTTCGATCGGGAGGGAGTGGTAGCTGACCGAGGGATCGATGCGGGTGGGATGGCTCTCGATCTCCCCGCGATGATCCGGTCGCAGCTTGCTGTGGATCATCTTCAGATTGGAGAGCTTGCCCGCGCCGGGCGTTCCCCAATACAGGATCCTGGCATTCACCTCGGTCATCAGATCTTTCCCTTCTTCTGGAGCAGCCGCCGTGCGTGTGTCGAGATCGGCGTCGCCACGTCCTTGCTCTTCATGATATTCCGCAGATCCCGTTCCTGGAGGAAGTTCAGGAATTTCATTGCGGTCGGGACAGGGCATTTCGGATTGGTGGCCAGCCCGATCTTCACCTGATAGTTGCGCGTCCATTCCCGGTTGTTGGCGATGATGCGCAGGATCTCGTCAGCGATGTTGCGAGATTTTGCCAGCCCCTCGATCTCGTTGTCGGTCATCTTCGGGCTGCGGATGGCGGCGGTGCTCACGAGCTTGTTGCGATCCCGCACCAGCAGGCCGCGAGCCTCCTTGTTGCCCATCCGCGCCAACTTGATCTTCTGCATCACGTTCATCGACTGGATGAGTGCATACAGGTTGGACGTCTCGTCCTCATCGAGTTCGCCTTCGGCCTCCTGGATCAGGTCGGTATCGAACTCGCTGGCATCGTCGCCGAGTAGCGCGCGAAGCGCTTCGGCAGCGGCTTCGTCGGTGATCTCTTCGACCGGCGGAAGATCGCTCTCCTCGTTGGGCTCTTCGACCTCGCCGCTCGGTCTGTCGAGGCCGAGGAATGTGAGGATCCGATCGATGGTGGCGCGGCCGGTCAGCCGGTTGTCGCCCAGGGAATCGACGATGGCCGGGTGTCGCAGCATCGCTTGCTGGTTGTTGGCCACGATTTCCACCACGCGCGGGTGGGGCAGGCTGGCCAGGTAGGCGAGCGTCCGGTCATCGACCGCAGGATTGAGGGCCAGCCTTTCTGTCCGGTCGCCGTCGTCCTTCCAGGCCTGGGCCAGCCAGGAAAGAAGCGCAGGGTGCGCTTCGGAAGTGGCGACCGTGTTCGCCACGCTCTCGGGCAATTGCTCCAGGCTCTCCTGGGCCTTGCTCTTGACCTCATCGTCCGGATCGTGGATCAGAGCAAACAGGACGGTTGCGAGTTCGACGGGCTCGAGGGGTAGGGCACCGCCTGCAGCCATGCGGCGCACCCCGATGGGCGCGTCTCTCCGTACGTACTTCTCCGCCTGGGGCGAGAGGTTCAGACGGATCTTTTGTTTCGCTGTCTCAGCTTCAGCTCCGGGCATATGCCGGTGCACTCCTCTTCTTGTGGGTCACGAGCCAGGGAGGGGCAACCGGATTCTTCCCGGTGTTACCCCTCTGCCGCAGCCTGGGCCTTGGCCGCCGCGATGATCTTTTCCCGCTCGCCTGCAGGTACCTCGTGGTAGTGGTCGAACTCCATGTGGAACGCCCCCTTCCCACCGGTCAGGCTGGTGAGGGCGCTCGCGTACTCCAGCATTTCGGCCATGGGGACCTCCGCCTTGATCACTGCCGTATGGCCCCGGGTTTCCGTGGTCTGGACCCTTCCACGCCTGCTGGAAACGTCGCCCATGACATCTCCGACGAAGTCCCCGGGTACGGACACCTCCACCCGCATCACGGGTTCCAAGAGGGTCGGTTTGGCCTGCTCCAGGGCGGCCTTGAAGCCAAATGAGCCCGCCAGCTTGAAGGCCATCTCGTTCGAGTCCACCGAGTGGTGCTTCCCGTCGATACAGCGCACTTTCACGTCCACGACCGGATATCCGGCCAGCGGGCCGGCCTCGGAAGCTTCCATGATTCCCTTCTCGACGGCCGGGATCAGCCCCCGGGGGATCGCTCCGCCCACGACTTCATCCGAGAACTCGATTCCTTCCCCTCGGGGCTTCGGCTCCACGGTCAGGAAGCAGACGCCGAACATGCCCTTGCCGCCGCTCTGCTTCTTGAGCTTGCCCTCCACATGCTCCGCACGCCCCTTGATCGTCTCCCGGTAGGGGACCTTCGGGGTCTTCAGCGCCACATCCACTTCGTAGAGCCGCTTCAGCTTCTGGGCCGTGATGCGGATATGTAGCTCGCCCATGCCGGTGAGCAGGAATTCGCCGGTAGACGGATCGCGACCCAGGTGGAGCGTCGGATCCTCTTCCACCAGACGAGCCAAGGAGGTGAAGACCTTGTCCTCGTCGCCCTTCGAGGGTGCCGAAATCGCGTAGGACAGGACGCCTTGGGGGATCGGAATGGGTTGGAGCGTCACGCCCCCCTTTTCCTGACACAGGGCATCCCCGGTGTGGACATCCTTCAACTTGGCTACCGCGACCACATCTCCGGGGCCCGCTTCGGGAATGTCCACATGCTCCGCACCCTGCAAGAGCAAGAGCTTGCCGAGCCGCTCCTTCTCGCCGCGGGTGGCGTTCAGCACCGGGGTATCGCCTTTGACGGTGCCAGAGACCACCCGCAAGACCGAGAGCGTCCCCGAATAGCGATCCACCACGGTCTTGATCACGAGTGCGGTAAACGGCGCGCCCGGCTCCGCGGTGACCCGGATTTCCTCGTCGTCGAGGGTGGCGGCCCAAGCGGCACCGCGATCCGTCGGAGAGGGCAGGAGGCGTTCGATGGCCCGCAGGCAGGTCAGCGCGCCGATCTCACGGGTGGCGGCTCCACATACCACGGGCACGAGGCTCCGCGTCAGTGTCGCGCCAACCAGGCCGCGCATGACATCCTCGTTCGAGAGCTCACCGTCCTCGAGGTATTTCTCCAGTAGCTCGTCGTCGCTCTCGGCGGCGGCCTCTACCAGTTCGGATCGCGCCTCGAGGGCATCGTCCATGAGTTCC
This window of the bacterium genome carries:
- a CDS encoding elongation factor G, which translates into the protein MQNFSVANTRSFALIGHAADGKTSLGESLLHVAGATPSLGSPADGSSVLDTTPEELERKHTLTSSLFGFGWKDLHLTLADTPGDPNFQGDGQALLHGLDSAVLVVSATDGAKVGTESMWRASGRAGIPVIAFVNRLDNERADLDAAVSSLKDLDINPIKISLPIGEGEELRGLIDLLDMKAVIDGKEAEIPSELMDDALEARSELVEAAAESDDELLEKYLEDGELSNEDVMRGLVGATLTRSLVPVVCGAATREIGALTCLRAIERLLPSPTDRGAAWAATLDDEEIRVTAEPGAPFTALVIKTVVDRYSGTLSVLRVVSGTVKGDTPVLNATRGEKERLGKLLLLQGAEHVDIPEAGPGDVVAVAKLKDVHTGDALCQEKGGVTLQPIPIPQGVLSYAISAPSKGDEDKVFTSLARLVEEDPTLHLGRDPSTGEFLLTGMGELHIRITAQKLKRLYEVDVALKTPKVPYRETIKGRAEHVEGKLKKQSGGKGMFGVCFLTVEPKPRGEGIEFSDEVVGGAIPRGLIPAVEKGIMEASEAGPLAGYPVVDVKVRCIDGKHHSVDSNEMAFKLAGSFGFKAALEQAKPTLLEPVMRVEVSVPGDFVGDVMGDVSSRRGRVQTTETRGHTAVIKAEVPMAEMLEYASALTSLTGGKGAFHMEFDHYHEVPAGEREKIIAAAKAQAAAEG